The Lasioglossum baleicum chromosome 12, iyLasBale1, whole genome shotgun sequence genome includes a region encoding these proteins:
- the LOC143214347 gene encoding glyoxylate reductase/hydroxypyruvate reductase-like produces the protein MLPSLIRVTKANRKPLFSITSRLSSLRNNLKFSTAGSTKMSRPKVLVTRPDIPAAGLNLLREQCDVISWEKPEPIPRSTLLSKIQNVDGVYCLLTDKIDDEVLNAAGPQLKVVGTMSVGVDHLDLNALKSRNIKVGYTPGILTDATAELTVALLLATSRRLVESNRAIYKGKWKAWSPTWMCGPGLSGSTIGIVGLGRIGVRVANILKAFNTAEILYTSRTTKPEASEFGGEKVELRELLRRSDFVIVTTALTQETRQMFNRSAFDQMKRSAIFVNVSRGEVVDQFALIEALKEGRIRAAGLDVMTPEPIPLDSELLKLDNCVILPHIGSAAMETREEMSRITARNILAVLNGTPDQMPAPLQI, from the exons ATGTTACCAAGTCTCATCCGAGTGACTAAAGCGAATCGAAAACCACTATTCTCGATTACTTCCAGACTGTCGTCATTGCGAAACAACCTAAAATTTTCCACAGCCGGGTCGACGAAAATGAGTCGACCGAAAGTTTTAGTTACTCGCCCAGATATTCCAGCTGCTGGATTAAATTTATTGCGAGAACA ATGTGACGTTATCTCATGGGAGAAACCAGAACCAATACCAAGATCCACATTGCTGtcaaaaatacaaaatgttGACGGAGTTTATTGCCTACTGACAGACAAAATAGATGACGAAGTCCTAAATGCTGCTGGACCACAATTGAAAGTAGTTGGCACTATGTCTGTCGGAGTGGATCACTTGGATTTAAATGCTTTGAAAAGTAGGAACATCAAAGTCGGTTATACACCCGGAATCTTAACGGATGCGACGGCTGAATTAACTGTGGCGTTGTTATTAGCTACGTCTAGGCGATTAGTGGAATCGAACAGAGCTATTTACAA GGGAAAATGGAAAGCGTGGTCACCCACTTGGATGTGCGGTCCTGGATTGTCTGGATCCACGATTGGAATAGTAGGATTAGGTCGCATAGGTGTTCGAGTGGCTAACATTCTCAAAGCCTTTAATACCGCTGAAATCTTGTATACAAGTAGAACTACCAAACCAGAAGCATCTGAATTCGGAGGGGAAAAAGTAGAACTCCGTGAACTACTTCGAAGAAGTGATTTCGTAATAGTTACAACAGCGTTAACACAAGAAACAAGACAAATGTTTAATCGGAGCGCATTCGATCAAATGAAAAGATCTGCCATATTCGTTAACGTTAGTAGGGGAGAAGTTGTCGATCAATTTGCTTTGATAGAAGCTTTGAAAGAAGGAAGGATTAGAGCAGCTGGGTTAGATGTCATGACTCCGGAACCCATTCCATTAGACagtgaattattaaaattagaCAATTGCG TGATACTACCTCATATTGGCAGTGCTGCTATGGAAACACGGGAGGAAATGTCAAGAATTACTGCCAGAAATATTCTAGCAGTTTTGAACGGAACACCGGACCAAATGCCTGCACCTCTACAAATATAA
- the LOC143214348 gene encoding mitochondrial thiamine pyrophosphate carrier isoform X1 — MSVSLKANDHNTDHAIAGASSGFLTRFSCQPLDVVKIRFQLQVEPIKNHHVSKYHSIAQTFSLIIKEEGVLALWKGHVPAQILSVVYGTGQVKDKNYRNILLSVYATMIHIFQFYSFNIFLKAFKNLPQLEEWKFTTKFVAGAGAGCVATIVSFPFDTMRTRLVAQSNKDPIYKGVLHCCGCIVRHESPRAFFNGLLPTLLQIVPHSGLQFAFYGLFSDLYKKYSSEANISFYNSMISGSAAGLLSKTMVYPLDLSRKRLQIQGFQHGRKGFGSFFSCTGLLDCLRLTVKVEGVRGLFKGLVPSQIKAAATTALHFTTYEQSLALIKAVRELYNSETK, encoded by the exons atgaGTGTTTCATTGAAAGCAAACGATCATAATACAGATCATGCTATAGCGGGAGCTAGTAGTGGCTTTTTAACAAGATTCAGTTGTCAGCCTTTAGACGTTGTAAAAATTAGGTTTCAG TTACAAGTTGAGCCCATTAAGAACCATCATGTTAGCAAATATCATTCCATAGCACAAACATTTTCTTTGATAATAAAAGAGGAAGGAGTTCTCGCATTATGGAAGGGACACGTTCCTGCTCAAATTCTTTCGGTCGTATACGGGACGGGTCAGGTAAAAGATAAGAATTACAGAAATATTCTTCTATCAGTATACGCGACGATGATccatatttttcagttttactCCTTTAATATATTTCTGAAAGCTTTCAAAAACCTACCGCAACTGGAAGAATGGAAATTTACAACAAAATTTGTAGCAGGAGCAGGCGCGGGTTGCGTAGCTACGATTGTATCGTTTCCTTTCGATACTATGAGAACTAGATTAGTAGCGCAATCGAATAAAGATCCGATATATAAGGGAGTACTACATTGTTGCGG ttGCATCGTTCGACACGAATCTCCACGGGCGTTTTTTAATGGATTATTGCCGACTTTACTGCAAATTGTACCGCACTCTGGTTTGCAATTTGCATTTTATGGGCTTTTCAGTGATCTGTATAAAAAGTATAGCAGCGAGGCTAATATAAGTTTCTATAATTCTATGATATCCGGCAGTGCAGCGGGCCTGCTATCTAAAACTATGGTATATCCGCTAGATCTGAGCAGAAAAAGATTACAAATACAAGGATTTCAGCACGGTAGAAAAGGTTTCGGAAGTTTTTTCTCCTGCACAGGATTGCTGGATTGTTTAAGACTGACGGTAAAAGTAGAAGGTGTAAGAGGATTATTTAAAGGCTTAGTGCCGAGTCAGATAAAAGCTGCGGCAACTACGGCATTGCATTTTACTACGTATGAACAGAGTTTGGCATTGATAAAAGCAGTAAGAGAATTGTATAATTCAGAAACGAAATGA
- the LOC143214348 gene encoding mitochondrial thiamine pyrophosphate carrier isoform X2 — translation MSVSLKANDHNTDHAIAGASSGFLTRFSCQPLDVVKIRFQLQVEPIKNHHVSKYHSIAQTFSLIIKEEGVLALWKGHVPAQILSVVYGTGQFYSFNIFLKAFKNLPQLEEWKFTTKFVAGAGAGCVATIVSFPFDTMRTRLVAQSNKDPIYKGVLHCCGCIVRHESPRAFFNGLLPTLLQIVPHSGLQFAFYGLFSDLYKKYSSEANISFYNSMISGSAAGLLSKTMVYPLDLSRKRLQIQGFQHGRKGFGSFFSCTGLLDCLRLTVKVEGVRGLFKGLVPSQIKAAATTALHFTTYEQSLALIKAVRELYNSETK, via the exons atgaGTGTTTCATTGAAAGCAAACGATCATAATACAGATCATGCTATAGCGGGAGCTAGTAGTGGCTTTTTAACAAGATTCAGTTGTCAGCCTTTAGACGTTGTAAAAATTAGGTTTCAG TTACAAGTTGAGCCCATTAAGAACCATCATGTTAGCAAATATCATTCCATAGCACAAACATTTTCTTTGATAATAAAAGAGGAAGGAGTTCTCGCATTATGGAAGGGACACGTTCCTGCTCAAATTCTTTCGGTCGTATACGGGACGGGTCAG ttttactCCTTTAATATATTTCTGAAAGCTTTCAAAAACCTACCGCAACTGGAAGAATGGAAATTTACAACAAAATTTGTAGCAGGAGCAGGCGCGGGTTGCGTAGCTACGATTGTATCGTTTCCTTTCGATACTATGAGAACTAGATTAGTAGCGCAATCGAATAAAGATCCGATATATAAGGGAGTACTACATTGTTGCGG ttGCATCGTTCGACACGAATCTCCACGGGCGTTTTTTAATGGATTATTGCCGACTTTACTGCAAATTGTACCGCACTCTGGTTTGCAATTTGCATTTTATGGGCTTTTCAGTGATCTGTATAAAAAGTATAGCAGCGAGGCTAATATAAGTTTCTATAATTCTATGATATCCGGCAGTGCAGCGGGCCTGCTATCTAAAACTATGGTATATCCGCTAGATCTGAGCAGAAAAAGATTACAAATACAAGGATTTCAGCACGGTAGAAAAGGTTTCGGAAGTTTTTTCTCCTGCACAGGATTGCTGGATTGTTTAAGACTGACGGTAAAAGTAGAAGGTGTAAGAGGATTATTTAAAGGCTTAGTGCCGAGTCAGATAAAAGCTGCGGCAACTACGGCATTGCATTTTACTACGTATGAACAGAGTTTGGCATTGATAAAAGCAGTAAGAGAATTGTATAATTCAGAAACGAAATGA